In Sporocytophaga myxococcoides, the genomic window GGACTTTGATGTAAATAAAGTTGCGAAAATGACAGATGCTCAACTTGAAAAGCTTTTATCGGACCCTTCTATTATTCGTAACCGACTCAAAGTTTTTGGAACTGTTAAAAATGCCAAAGCCTTCCTTGAAATTCAAAAGGAGTTTGGTTCCTTTGATAAATATATATGGAGCTTTGTAGGAGATAAAACGATCGTCAATAGTAGAAAGAGTATTAGTGAGGTGCCAGCTACTAGCAAAGAAAGTGATGCAATGAGCAAAGCGTTAAAAAAGAGAGGGTTCACTTTCGTTGGATCTACTATTTGTTATGCGTACATGCAGGCTGCAGGACTAGTTAACGATCATATAAACTGTTGTTTTAGATATGAACAGATTTTGAAACTATAACGGTGAAAGCCTGTTGGTTTAATTCTTTGTAGATAGCATATAAAATTATTTTTTTTAGCCCCTCTCTACTTAATTATCTACCCCTTTTCAATTTTTCAATTTCATTAGTTTTCTTATCAAATCCTTGTCCTTTAAGACTTAAACAGTCGCTTCTAACAAAATTCATTTTCATCAGGTTCTTCTATTAGTCCTTGAATACTTTGGATAGAATACTATGGATACAAATCTTTTAACTAAATTTTTAGTATTGATACTTGTCTGTTTCTTTGGAAGTTATTCTTCCATGGCTGGTATCGGAGGTATATCCTTGGAAGAAAACCCATTTGTAAGTGAAAAGTACATGTTGCTGAAAGTTGATCAGGGAGAGACGCTGGATACATCAATGACGTTTTGCGATGAAGAAACTGTATCCATAGTCGGGGCAAATCTGCCTGCCTTTGCCAAACTTACCTATACTGGAGGAGGTAACGCATCTGTTTCTCTTACACCGTTGATGGAGACAGGAGTATTTGAGAATGTGTATATAATAGCTTCTGATAGTTATGGTGGCAGCGACACAATATATATTACGATTCTGGTAAATAAAATGCTTTACAGGGTTAATTCAGGAGGACCGGTTGTTAAAGATCTTCCAATGGAATGGGCTGCAGATATGCAGGAAGCTCCGGCCCCTTATCTTGATGCAAACAGTGCGAATTATACAACTGGAAGTAATATGTGGACCGGTGAAAATCCAACCGGTGCACCGGATTTACTTTTTGGAGACAATAGACTTAGCTTACTAGAAAATAAATCCTTGATCATGAAATTTCCAGTTCCTCAGAACGGAAAGTATAAAGTAAATCTTTATTTTGCTCAAAAGGTCAATGGAGAAGTAACGGGACCAGACCAGCAAATTTTTCATGTTAAAGTAGAAAATTTAATGGCGCTTGAAAATTTTGACATTTATGCGGAGGCAGGTATGAGGGCTATGAAAAAAACTTGTGTAGTCGAAGTAGATGATAAGATTTTAAATATAAATTTTTTTAGACAAAAAGGAAACCCTCAGGTAAATGCAATAGAAATCTTTCAGATTGAAGATGATCCTGTGTTTGTTAAAGAAAGCTCTTTTGCCGGAGAAATGGTTGCTATTCCAAATCCTAGTTCAGATAAAATTCAGATGAGATTTAAAGGATATTTAAATGGAATAGTTACAGTAACTTTATATGATGAGAGAAATCGGATCATCTTCAGGAAGAACATGGCTCTTTTGTGTGGAAAATCTATTAAGCTTAACCTCGCCGAATTAAGCCTTGCTTCAGGTGAATATTATGTGCAAGTGTTGACTGCAAATAAAAAATATTTCGCAAGGGTTATGGTATTGAATTAATATTAAGCTGAATGAATTGGCTCATAAATAAACACAAAAGAGACCAGTTAACAATTCCTTAATACTTCAGTAATATTAAGGGAACATCCTGTATTTATTTTTACCATGCCATCCAGAAAAGAGGCATGAACGAAAGCAAAAAATACAAAATACTTATAGTAGACGATGAGCCCGCCATTGTCGAAATATTGGATTACAACCTCAGGAAAGAAGGCTATCTGACTAAATCTGCCAGCAATGGTAAGGATGCGATAAATTGTGTTAAATCCTTTGCTCCTGACATGATCTTATTAGATATAATGATGCCCACAATTGATGGAATTGAGACATGCAGACAAATCAGGGCTATGGAGGGTACAGAGAACACGCACATTATTTTCTTAACAGCCCGCTCGGAAGAATATTCTGAAGTTGCTGCTTTTGAAGTAGGTGGTAATGATTTTATTACAAAACCTATCAAGCCTAGAGCGCTATTAAGTAGGATTTCAGCAATTTTCAAAAGGGGATTAATAGAAGAAAAAAGTGGGAAAATTGTTTCATTTAAAGACATAACAATCAATAAAGAAAGTTATACAGTCCTGAAAAACAATGAGAAGGTTGCACTGACTAAAAAAGAGTTTGAGCTTCTTTTCTTTCTGTGTTCTCACCCCAATAAAGTTTTTAACAGAGATGATCTGCTTAAGAAAATCTGGGGAGATGACATTTTTGTAGTCTCCAGAACAATTGATGTCCATATCAGGAAGATAAGAGAGAAAATTGGCGAAAATTACATTAACACCATTAAGGGTATTGGCTACAAGTTTGAGAGCAGTGAATAGAGTTTACCCAAACTTAATGATATTATAGTCTTTTCTTAACATGCTTTTCCTTGTCCTTATTGTTATTCAAATAAACAACAGTGGTTATGCATTACAGAACCATCGTAATTTCGGATATACACCTTGGAACTTCAGGGTCCAAGGCTAAAGAGGTTACCTCTTTTCTAAAATATAATTCCTGTGATGAACTCATTCTCAACGGTGATATTATTGATGGATGGCAACTGAAAAAGTTTGGAGCATGGAAAAAACATCATACCAAATTCTTTAAAAGGATACTTAGAGCTATCGAAAAGTATGACACAAAAGTCATATACCTCAGGGGAAATCATGACGACTTTCTGGATAACATTATCCCTTTCAGATTTGGTAATATCTCTGTTCAAAAAGATTACATCATCACTTCCGGTGATAAAAGATTTTATGTTGTTCATGGTGATGTTTTTGATTCAGTAACTACTAACCTTAAGTGGATTGCTAAGCTTGGCGATATTGGTTATACCTTTCTGTTATGGCTCAATCAGCGCTATAATAGCTATCGCATGAAAAGAGGCTTGCCATACTATTCCTTATCTCAGGCAGTTAAGGGGAAGGTAAAGAAAGCAGTCTCCTATATCTCTGAGTTTGAAAATGAAATCATTTGTCTTGCTAAAATTAAAAAATGTGATGGCATTATTTGCGGACATATTCATCAGCCGGCTATAAAAAATATTAATGGAACAATCTATATGAATTCAGGTGATTGGGTGGAAAGCCTCAGTGCATTAGTAGAAGATTTTGAAGGGAACTGGAATATCATTCACTATGCGGATTATAGCCTTGCTGAGGACATCGCTGAAGAAGAGGAAGAAGAAGGAACGGATTTATTTGATATGGACATTATCCATTTGAAAGCAGAAATTGAGATAAGAAAAAAAACAATAAGCGGTTATAATTTAAACATATGAAAACACTATTTGAATTATACATAAGACTACAATCTGTTGTATTACAGTACCGTGTTACTATCCTTTATTTTGCTCTGAAAGGCAGCAAGATAAAAAGACGTTTTCTAATACCTGTATGAAAATATTATATGCTATTCAGGGAACCGGAAATGGCCATTTAAGTCGTGCCCGCGATATTATCCCTATATTACAAAGCCGAGGTGATCTAGACATCCTGGTAAGTGGCATTCAAGCAGATGTAATGTTGCCCTATCCAGTTAAATATAAATATCAGGGTTTGAGTTTTATATTCGGAAAATCTGGGGGGGTAGATCTTATAAATACTTATTTAAAGAATAATAGTAAGAAGTTTTTTTCCGAGCTCCGGGAAATTCCTATTGAAAAATACGATATAGTAATTAATGATTTTGAACCTGTGAGTGCCTGGGCTTGTCATCTGAAAAGGAGACCATGCATAGCGCTTAGCCATCAATCTGCAGTCCTTTCTCCTAAGGTTCCTAAACCTGATCATACAGACCATCTGGGAAGTTTTATCCTTAAAAAATATGCCCCCGCCACTCATCATTATGGATTTCATTTTGAAGCTTTTGACGAGAATATTTTCACTCCGGTGATCAGAAAGGAAGTAAGAGAAATTGATCCTTGCAATAACGGGCACTATACAGTATATCTTCCTGCTTATAATGACGAACGGTTGATTAAAGTGCTTTCGAAGGTGAAAGATGTAAAATGGGAAGTGTTTTCTAAACATTCCAAAAAGCCATGGAAAGAAAAAAATCTGAACATCAAACCTATCAATAATGAAGCATTTGTCAAAAGTATTGCTTCGTCTGAAGGCGTTCTTTGTGGCGCTGGTTTTGAAACTCCTGCCGAGGCATTGTACCTGGGTAAGAAACTGATGGTAATTCCAATGAAAAATCAGTATGAACAGCACTATAATGCTGCGGCGCTTATGTCAATGGGAATTCCAGTTATTAAATCATTAAAGAAAAAACACCTGGAAACAATAGTTCATTGGGTTGGTAAACAGCGTGGAGTCAAAGTGGAATATCCTGATATTACAGAAAACATTATTGATAAGGTATTGGAGAATGCCATTAGTTTAAAATAGATCTGTTGGATAAATTTTGGAAAGAAGAGATTTTGGGGAAGAGTTTTGCTGGGGTGTTGCTGTTTCTGCATATCAGATTGAAGGTGCCCATGATGCAGAAGGCAAGGGCCACTCAATATGGGATATATTTACCAATAAAAAAGGTAATGTCCTTAATGAACATACGGGTAACACTGCTTGCGACTTTTACAATCGCTACAGCGAGGACATAAGTTTGCTGAAATTATTAAATATTCCCAACTTCAGATTTTCATTGTCGTGGCCCAGAATACTTCCCTCTGGTCATTTTTATGTGAACAGGAAAGGAATCGATTACTACGACAGACTAATTGATTGTTGCCTTTCTCAGGGAATTGAACCATGGGTAACTTTATACCATTGGGATCTTCCTCATGAACTGGAATTGATGGGTGGATGGACAAACAGAGACATCCTTTATTGGTTTGGTGACTATGCTGAATTATGTGCAAAGCATTTCGGGGATAGGGTAAAAAAATGGATGGTATTAAATGAACCAATGGTTTTCACTGGTGCAGGCTATTTCCTTGGTATTCATGCACCTGGTAGAAGAGGAATGAAAAATTTTGTTCCGGCAATGCATCATGCAGTTCTAGCTATGGGAGAAGGAGGCAGAAGGCTGAGGGAGTTAGTTAAAGATGCTGAGATTGGTACTACATTTTCATGTTCTTACATAGAGCCTGTATCAGAAAGGGACAAAGATGTACAAGCAGCCATTCGTGTAGATGCTTTGTTGAACCGCCTCTATGTAGAGCCAATACTTGGCCTGGGTTATCCAAAAGAACTTAGAAAACCTTTGCTCAATGTAGAAAAGTTCATTAAAGCTGATGATGAAAATAATATGCCTTTCGATTTTGATTTCATCGGGATACAGAACTATACAAGGGAAATTGTTAAATACTCTTGGTGGACTCCCTATTTACAGGCAAGTATTGTAGGGGCAAAGGAAAGAAAAGTACCCTATACATTGATGAAATGGGAGGTTTACCCGGAAGCGATTTACCACATGCTTAAGAAATTTCAGGCATATCCGAATATCAAGAGATTGATGGTGACTGAAAATGGAGCTGCTTTTAATGATGTTATTTTTGATGGGAAGGTTCGGGATTCTCAAAGGCTTAAATTCATTCAGGATAATATAAGACAAGTGCTGAGAGCAAAGAAAGAAGGGGTAAACGTCGAAGGTTATTTTATCTGGACACTTACAGATAATTTTGAATGGGCTGAAGGTTTTCATCCCAGATTTGGTATTGTTCATGTTGACTTTGATACTCAGAAACGAACTATTAAAGAATCAGGACTTTGGTACAGGGATTTTTTGAGAAGTTGTAATTGATTGAAAGTTAGTGATGATAAATTCAATGTTAAGAAATTGTTAATTATATATTATGTAATTGTAATGCCAGTGTTAAGCTTGAGTTAACACTGTGTTAGAGGGTGGTTAAGGTCAATTATTATTTCAAAATTTGTTCTCGATTTTATTAGCCACCAAAAATTATGAACAAGAAGTTAAGTGCCCTATTTTTTATTCTCTTATTTACACCATTTGTATTATTCAGTCAAAACGCGTCTGATTCATCCGCTTACAAACAAGAAAAGTCTGTTGAAGTAAAAGAAACCAAGAAAAAATGGTATGAGACATTTTCATTAAGAGGATATACCCAAATACGTTATAATAGGTTGCTCGAGACCAATGGCCAGCTAAAGTGTGATCAATGTGATAGGTCTATTGGTGATGGAGGAGGGTTGTTTTTCAGAAGAGCTCGTCTTACATTTTATGGTGATATTCATCCTAGAGTTTATATGTATATCCAGACGGACCTTGCTACCAATTCCTTAATTAACGGTTCCGCATCTTCTGTAAATGGAATGAATTTCCTTCAACTTAGAGACCTTTATGCTGATATATTTCTTAACGAGTCTAAATCTTTAAGAGCCAGAGTTGGTCTGAGTAAAGTTCCTTTTGGATTTGATAATGTGCAGTCAAGTCAAAACCGGATAGCTTTTGATCGTTCTGATGCGATTAATAGTGGTATGTACAACGAGCGGGATATGGCGGTATTATTTTACTTTACCCCTCCAAAGATAAAAGAAAGGTACAAGTATCTTGTTTCTTCTGGGCTAAAAGGATCTGGGGATTATGGAGTATTGGGGGGCGGATTCTTTAACGGTCAGACAACGAACAGGTTGGAGTATGGAAATGCCCAGCACGTTATAGCTAAAGCTTCTTATCCTTTCAAGCTTAGTTCCGGCCAATACATTGAAGCAGGAGTAAGTGGCTTTACAGGATATTTTAATACAAAAGAAATTAAAAATGTGGATGTCGTGTCACCTACCAATATTCAAGAACAGAGAATCGACGGATACATAGTCGTTTATCCTCAGCCAATAGGTTTTCAGGTGGAGTACAACTGGGGCATGGGACCTAGATTCACAAATGATAATGGTGTTTTTTCAGTAAAGAGAAGACCTCTTGACGGAGGATATGCTCAGGTAATGTTCCTGCAAAAGGTTAGAAAAATGGTTTTTATACCTTATCTAAGAGCCCAATATTATAACGGAGGAAAAAAAATTGAGCAGGATGCAAGAAGTTATGTTGCTAAAGAACTTGAATTCGGGGTTGAATATCAAATTAATTCAGCTTTGGAGTTTACTATAGCTTACATGATGTCAGACCGCACGTTCGAAGATTCAAAAAAGCCAAACAATCATCAAAAAGGAAATCTTTTGAGACTTCAATTACAGTTCAATTATTAGAATAATCTTTAATTTATCCACATCATTTTTGTAAAGACTTTACAATGAGGAAATAAATTATGACAACTTCTGGATTAAAAAAGCTTAACAATTTCTTAACATTCGAATATTTAAATTTGCCTAATTTGCTATCAATTATGAGAAAAATCATTTTTAGCGGCGCCGTTATATTTTCGGTAATTGCTGCATCTTTTTGGGGATGTGGTCCTAAAAAAAATTCTGAAGAAGCTTCGGAAAAACTTACCGGTACGGTCGAGATCGATGGGTCTAGCACTGTTTATCCTATTACAGAAGCTTCAGCAGAGGAATTTAGGGTTGAAAATCCTAAAGTGAAAGTAACAATCGGAGTCTCAGGAACTGGCGGAGGATTTAAGAAGTTTGTACGTTCAGAAATTGATATAGCAGAAGCTTCAAGGCCGATTAAAAAATCTGAAGACAGCGCCTGTAAAGCAGCCAAGATTGAGTATATTGAATTACCAATCGCCTATGATGGGTTGGCAGTTGTTGTAAATCCTCAGAATAACTGGGTTGACTATCTCACCGTTGAAGAACTGAAGAAAATCTGGGAACCCGAAGCCCAGGGCAAAATAGTGAAATGGAATCAGATCAGACCAAACTGGCCAAATGAAGAAATTCATCTTTTTGGAGCTGGTCATGAGTCCGGAACATTTGATTATTTTACAGAGGCAATAATTGGAAAGACTAAAGCCAGCAGAGGCGATTATACTGCCAGTGAAGATGACAATGTTCTCGTACAGGGTATATCTACTGATAAATTTGCATTAGGATATTTCGGTCTCGCTTATTTTACAGAGAATAAAGAGAAACTAAAGCTTATTCCTATAGATGATAAGAATGACGAGAACGGAAAAGGGCCGATACTTGCATCTGATGAAACTGTAATGAATGGTACTTATCAACCTCTGTCTAGACCTTTGTTTATTTATGTAAATAAAAATAATGCAGAGTCAAATTCTTCTTTGGATAGCTTTGTACACTTTTACATAGACAATGCTGTAGAACTGGTGCCGGATGCAAAATATATTCCTTTGAGCAAAGAAGTCTACGAATTGGTAAAGAAGAGATTCAAAGAGAAAAAGACAGGTTCAGTATTCCTTAATAAGGAATCAACAGTTGGAGTAAAACTTGAAGAAGTTCTGAAATAATCAGAACTTCTTAATTATTTATAATGAAACTTAGAGAAACAATTATTGAAAAACTCTTGTTGGCCTGCAGTCTGCTAACAATATTCACGACTGTAGGCATTATAGGAGTTTTAATTTTTGAAACCATTGGGTTTTTCAAAGAAGTTAGTCTGATTGAGTTTTTAACAGACACAGAATGGACTCCTCTTTTCAGCAATCAGAGATTTGGAATTCTTCCACTGCTATCAGGAACGTTGCTTACCACACTAATTGCAACTATTGTAGCAGTTCCTCTGGGACTTACAATAGCTGTTTATCTTAGCGAATATTCACACAAAACAGTCAGAAATCTCGTAAAGCCAATGCTGGAGATTCTTGCTGCAGTACCCACTGTAGTTTATGGTTACTTCGCTCTGGTATTTGTTACTCCAATGTTTCAGAAGGTAATTCCCACACTTGCAGGCTTTAATGCTTTATCGCCCGGTATCGTAATGGGAATCATGATTTTACCTCTGGTATCATCTTTAAGTGAAGATGCACTTTATGCTGTGCCTAAATCTTTAAGAGAAGGCTCTTTTGCTCTCGGAGCTACTAAGTTTCAAACTTCCTGGAAGGTTATTGTTCCTTCCGCATTTTCAGGGATCTCGGTTTCTATCATATTGGCTATTTCCAGAGCAATTGGAGAAACAATGATTGTAGCCATTGCTGCTGGTCAGCAACCTCGTCTTACATTTGACCCTACTGTTCCTATCGAAACCATGACTACCTATATCGTACAGGTGAGTCTGGGAGATGTACCTCATGATAGTGTGGAGTATAGGACCATTTTTGCTGTCGGTATGACCTTATTTGTTGTTACACTTATATTAAATAATATAAGCTTTTGGCTTAAGAAAAAATTTCAGAAACATCACAGATAGGAAATGGGCAAAAAGGGAAAAGGTAAGATTAAAAAAAGGCTTAAGTATTTTAGCAATACAAGAGTATATGAATACCAGGATCAGGCATTCAAATACTTTGGCCTTTTCTGCACACTCATTGGAGTTGTAGTATTAATGTTATTATTAGGTGATGTTTTATACAGAGGATTAAGTCGTCTGGATTGGGATTTTATTATGGGCCTTCCAAGTAGAAGAGCCGCCAGAGCAGGTATTTATACTGCATGGGTAGGCACGCTCTGGATTATGGTTCTTACTGCTGTTATAGCCTTTCCTGTTGGAATATCAGCAGGTTTGTACCTTGAAGAGTATAATAAAAGAAGCAGGCTTTCAAACATTATAGAAATTAATATAGCAAACCTGGCAGGTGTACCCTCTATTATCTATGGTCTGCTTGGTTTAGAGCTCTTTGCTCGTGCTTTGAAACTTGGGGAGAGCGTTCTTACTGGTGCATTGACCTTGTCTTTATTAATTTTGCCAATTATAATCGTATCTACCAGAGAGGCCTTAAAAGCTGTTCCATATTCCATCAGAGAGGGATCTTATGCTCTTGGGGCATCCAAATGGCAAACCATCTGGTATCAGGTACTGCCGGCAGCAGTATCAGGAATTTTCACAGGGGTAATTCTTTCTCTTTCCCGTGCAATTGGAGAAACAGCTCCTCTGATAGTAATCGGAGCTCTTACTTTTGTGCCTTTCGTTCCTGAAAGTGTTATGGATTCATTTACTGTACTGCCCATACAAATATTTAACTGGGTGAGCAGACCACAGAAAGAGTTTTCTGAGAATGCAGCAGCAGCCATTATCATTTTATTGAGTATAACATTTATTATGAATGGAATTGCCGTTTATATAAGACATAAATGGCAGAAAAAAGTAAAGTGGTAAAATTATTGTTTGAAAGAATTTCTTTGGAATATAAATCATGAAAATTGAAGCCAAGAACGTCCACGTTTACTACGGTTCTGACCATGTATTGAAAGGGGTTACTCTTTCCATCAAGAAAAATACCGTAACAGCGTTGATCGGCCCTTCCGGATGCGGAAAGTCCACGTTCCTCAGATGTTTCAACAGGATGAACGACCTGATTGAGAATGCCCGCGTTGAAGGGGAGATTATGATAGAGGGAGTTGATATTTATCACCCCAAAATCAATGTGAATGAGTTGAGAAAGACCGTAGGTATGGTGTTTCAAAAGCCTAATCCGTTCCCAAAATCTATTTTCGAAAATGTTGCTTATGGCCTCAGGGTTAATGGGGTTAAGGATAACGCTCTCATTGAAGAAAAAGTAGAATCCTCTTTAAGAGGTGCAGCACTTTGGGATGAAGTAAAGGATAAACTCAAAAAATCTGCTTTGGCACTTTCAGGAGGACAGCAACAGAGACTGTGCATAGCAAGAGCCCTTGCTGTAGAGCCGTCTGTTTTATTGATGGATGAGCCTGCTTCTGCTCTTGATCCGATATCTTCAATAAAAATAGAGGAATTGATTTACAGCTTAAAAGCTAATTATACTATTCTTATAGTAACTCATAATATGCAGCAGGCTTCCAGAACCAGTGACAAGACTGCCTTCTTTTATATGGGAGACCTTATAGAATATGATGATACCAGAACTCTGTTTACAAACCCTAAGAAAGAAAGAACACAGAATTACATAACAGGACGTTTTGGTTAATCAAAAATTAATTTTTAACGTTATATACAACCAAAAGAGCAACAATGAATCTATTAGAAACCGAACTCGGCGAATTAAAAAGCGAACTTATAGATATGACCTATCTTGTGAGAGGTCAGCTTGACAAGGCTATTTCATCTTTTTATAGTTTTGATAAAGATCTTGCCAAAGAAGTAATCAAAAACGAGAAGCGGGTAAATGGTAGTGAACTTAAAATAGATGCAAAAGGAGAACATATCCTTGCTCTGTTTAATCCTGTTGCAATTGATTTAAGATTTGTTGTGGCATCACTTAAAATGGTGTCAGATCTTGAGAGAATAGGTGATAACGCCAAGGGAATAGCTCAGTACGTTACCAAGTGTGAAAATTCTTATGATGCGGATCTTATAGAAAAGATAAGATTCAAAGAGATGACAGACACAGCACTTGAAATGCTTTCGATTCTTAGTGAATCTTTTGAAACAGATAATACCAAGCTGGCGAGAACTTTATTCTCCAAAGATGAGCTAATGGATGAAATAAATCTTAATGCAAATCAGATCATGACTGATTATCTTAAAAATCAGAGTGATCCTGAGAAGGTTATGCAAGCAATTTATTTTCTTACCATTATCAGAAAGATGGAAAGAGTAGGAGATTATGTGACAAATATTGCTGAGGAAATTATATTCTATGTAAAGGCTAAAGTGTTAAGACATAAGAGAAAATCTTTAAAAATTTCTGATTCAGATTCAGATAATGACTCTGACTCTAATTAATATTTGTA contains:
- a CDS encoding PstS family phosphate ABC transporter substrate-binding protein — translated: MRKIIFSGAVIFSVIAASFWGCGPKKNSEEASEKLTGTVEIDGSSTVYPITEASAEEFRVENPKVKVTIGVSGTGGGFKKFVRSEIDIAEASRPIKKSEDSACKAAKIEYIELPIAYDGLAVVVNPQNNWVDYLTVEELKKIWEPEAQGKIVKWNQIRPNWPNEEIHLFGAGHESGTFDYFTEAIIGKTKASRGDYTASEDDNVLVQGISTDKFALGYFGLAYFTENKEKLKLIPIDDKNDENGKGPILASDETVMNGTYQPLSRPLFIYVNKNNAESNSSLDSFVHFYIDNAVELVPDAKYIPLSKEVYELVKKRFKEKKTGSVFLNKESTVGVKLEEVLK
- a CDS encoding DNA-3-methyladenine glycosylase I → MKNRCGWTKNDPLMVAYHDEEWGVPVHDDQKHFEFLVLDTFQAGLSWKTVLYKREAFRKAFADFDVNKVAKMTDAQLEKLLSDPSIIRNRLKVFGTVKNAKAFLEIQKEFGSFDKYIWSFVGDKTIVNSRKSISEVPATSKESDAMSKALKKRGFTFVGSTICYAYMQAAGLVNDHINCCFRYEQILKL
- a CDS encoding porin, whose product is MNKKLSALFFILLFTPFVLFSQNASDSSAYKQEKSVEVKETKKKWYETFSLRGYTQIRYNRLLETNGQLKCDQCDRSIGDGGGLFFRRARLTFYGDIHPRVYMYIQTDLATNSLINGSASSVNGMNFLQLRDLYADIFLNESKSLRARVGLSKVPFGFDNVQSSQNRIAFDRSDAINSGMYNERDMAVLFYFTPPKIKERYKYLVSSGLKGSGDYGVLGGGFFNGQTTNRLEYGNAQHVIAKASYPFKLSSGQYIEAGVSGFTGYFNTKEIKNVDVVSPTNIQEQRIDGYIVVYPQPIGFQVEYNWGMGPRFTNDNGVFSVKRRPLDGGYAQVMFLQKVRKMVFIPYLRAQYYNGGKKIEQDARSYVAKELEFGVEYQINSALEFTIAYMMSDRTFEDSKKPNNHQKGNLLRLQLQFNY
- the pstC gene encoding phosphate ABC transporter permease subunit PstC translates to MKLRETIIEKLLLACSLLTIFTTVGIIGVLIFETIGFFKEVSLIEFLTDTEWTPLFSNQRFGILPLLSGTLLTTLIATIVAVPLGLTIAVYLSEYSHKTVRNLVKPMLEILAAVPTVVYGYFALVFVTPMFQKVIPTLAGFNALSPGIVMGIMILPLVSSLSEDALYAVPKSLREGSFALGATKFQTSWKVIVPSAFSGISVSIILAISRAIGETMIVAIAAGQQPRLTFDPTVPIETMTTYIVQVSLGDVPHDSVEYRTIFAVGMTLFVVTLILNNISFWLKKKFQKHHR
- a CDS encoding glycosyltransferase family protein: MKILYAIQGTGNGHLSRARDIIPILQSRGDLDILVSGIQADVMLPYPVKYKYQGLSFIFGKSGGVDLINTYLKNNSKKFFSELREIPIEKYDIVINDFEPVSAWACHLKRRPCIALSHQSAVLSPKVPKPDHTDHLGSFILKKYAPATHHYGFHFEAFDENIFTPVIRKEVREIDPCNNGHYTVYLPAYNDERLIKVLSKVKDVKWEVFSKHSKKPWKEKNLNIKPINNEAFVKSIASSEGVLCGAGFETPAEALYLGKKLMVIPMKNQYEQHYNAAALMSMGIPVIKSLKKKHLETIVHWVGKQRGVKVEYPDITENIIDKVLENAISLK
- the pstA gene encoding phosphate ABC transporter permease PstA; its protein translation is MGKKGKGKIKKRLKYFSNTRVYEYQDQAFKYFGLFCTLIGVVVLMLLLGDVLYRGLSRLDWDFIMGLPSRRAARAGIYTAWVGTLWIMVLTAVIAFPVGISAGLYLEEYNKRSRLSNIIEINIANLAGVPSIIYGLLGLELFARALKLGESVLTGALTLSLLILPIIIVSTREALKAVPYSIREGSYALGASKWQTIWYQVLPAAVSGIFTGVILSLSRAIGETAPLIVIGALTFVPFVPESVMDSFTVLPIQIFNWVSRPQKEFSENAAAAIIILLSITFIMNGIAVYIRHKWQKKVKW
- a CDS encoding UDP-2,3-diacylglucosamine diphosphatase, producing the protein MHYRTIVISDIHLGTSGSKAKEVTSFLKYNSCDELILNGDIIDGWQLKKFGAWKKHHTKFFKRILRAIEKYDTKVIYLRGNHDDFLDNIIPFRFGNISVQKDYIITSGDKRFYVVHGDVFDSVTTNLKWIAKLGDIGYTFLLWLNQRYNSYRMKRGLPYYSLSQAVKGKVKKAVSYISEFENEIICLAKIKKCDGIICGHIHQPAIKNINGTIYMNSGDWVESLSALVEDFEGNWNIIHYADYSLAEDIAEEEEEEGTDLFDMDIIHLKAEIEIRKKTISGYNLNI
- a CDS encoding malectin domain-containing carbohydrate-binding protein, which encodes MDTNLLTKFLVLILVCFFGSYSSMAGIGGISLEENPFVSEKYMLLKVDQGETLDTSMTFCDEETVSIVGANLPAFAKLTYTGGGNASVSLTPLMETGVFENVYIIASDSYGGSDTIYITILVNKMLYRVNSGGPVVKDLPMEWAADMQEAPAPYLDANSANYTTGSNMWTGENPTGAPDLLFGDNRLSLLENKSLIMKFPVPQNGKYKVNLYFAQKVNGEVTGPDQQIFHVKVENLMALENFDIYAEAGMRAMKKTCVVEVDDKILNINFFRQKGNPQVNAIEIFQIEDDPVFVKESSFAGEMVAIPNPSSDKIQMRFKGYLNGIVTVTLYDERNRIIFRKNMALLCGKSIKLNLAELSLASGEYYVQVLTANKKYFARVMVLN
- a CDS encoding response regulator transcription factor, with translation MNESKKYKILIVDDEPAIVEILDYNLRKEGYLTKSASNGKDAINCVKSFAPDMILLDIMMPTIDGIETCRQIRAMEGTENTHIIFLTARSEEYSEVAAFEVGGNDFITKPIKPRALLSRISAIFKRGLIEEKSGKIVSFKDITINKESYTVLKNNEKVALTKKEFELLFFLCSHPNKVFNRDDLLKKIWGDDIFVVSRTIDVHIRKIREKIGENYINTIKGIGYKFESSE
- a CDS encoding GH1 family beta-glucosidase, with the translated sequence MERRDFGEEFCWGVAVSAYQIEGAHDAEGKGHSIWDIFTNKKGNVLNEHTGNTACDFYNRYSEDISLLKLLNIPNFRFSLSWPRILPSGHFYVNRKGIDYYDRLIDCCLSQGIEPWVTLYHWDLPHELELMGGWTNRDILYWFGDYAELCAKHFGDRVKKWMVLNEPMVFTGAGYFLGIHAPGRRGMKNFVPAMHHAVLAMGEGGRRLRELVKDAEIGTTFSCSYIEPVSERDKDVQAAIRVDALLNRLYVEPILGLGYPKELRKPLLNVEKFIKADDENNMPFDFDFIGIQNYTREIVKYSWWTPYLQASIVGAKERKVPYTLMKWEVYPEAIYHMLKKFQAYPNIKRLMVTENGAAFNDVIFDGKVRDSQRLKFIQDNIRQVLRAKKEGVNVEGYFIWTLTDNFEWAEGFHPRFGIVHVDFDTQKRTIKESGLWYRDFLRSCN